In the Candidatus Zymogenaceae bacterium genome, TCAGATGTCAAAAAGCTCCATACCGTCGCAATGGCGCAGATGCGTGAGAAAAAGAAAATAGTTGAAAAATTACTCTTAACAGATAAGGCGAAGGAATACTATCACCGGACAAAAGCCCTTGAAGCATTCAAGACGATTTTTTATGAAGCAGTATCTGACGATGTTCTCTCCGATTTCGAAATCCAATATCTGAAACACTTTGCAAAAAGAAACAACCTTGAATGGGAAACCGCGGTATCCTTTGTATCGGCGGAGGCCGGGGCATTTATAGAAAGTATCATCCAGACTTATTCGAATGACGGCCTGCTCGATCAACGGGAACAGGATGACGTTTCGCGCCTTTCAAAAATCTTCCATGTCAACCTAGAGGATGTAAGCACGTATGAGCAATCCCTATCGGACACGAAAAGAAAAGCAATCGGTTTATTCAAAAACAAATTCAAAGAATTTGTCTCTGACGGTGTTTTAACGAAAACAGAGATTGCATATCTCAAAAGACTTGCAAAAACATATGCCCTTGACTGGAAACATATGATGACGCTGATAAGATCGGATGCTCTCATTTTCGTTAAAAGCCTTGTAAAAACGGCGGCCGCAGATGATATTCTCAATGACAAGGAGGAGCTCATCATCAGAAAAGCAATGGATCTGCTCCATTTTGAAAAAGAAGAGAGATACTACATTGAGTATGATCTTCTCAACATCAAGGCGAAAGCCCTGGAAATGTTCGCAGATACATTTCTCGATAAAATCTCACAGGATGAGTTCGACGAGGAAAATCTCAAGGCGCTTAAAGAGGTTGCAGAGTCATACAGTCTGTCATGGAAGGAGGCTGTTGAGTCAGTTCAGGATGAAGCAAGAGAATTTATTAAGAAACTGATCGTATTCGCAAAACAGGATGGAGAATTGGATAAAAAAGAGGAAAACACTATAAAAAGAGTAGTGCGTCTCTTTAACATGCCTGACGACGTAAAGAATGACTTCTATAGCGAAATAAAGACAATCAAACAGCTCCAAAATATCCGAGAAGGAGATTTACCCGGCATCAATGACGTTCCCGTCATGTTGGAAAGCACAGAACTGGCTCACTCTTCCGAAAAATGCCATTTCAAGAAAACA is a window encoding:
- a CDS encoding TerB family tellurite resistance protein translates to MDYSSSDVKKLHTVAMAQMREKKKIVEKLLLTDKAKEYYHRTKALEAFKTIFYEAVSDDVLSDFEIQYLKHFAKRNNLEWETAVSFVSAEAGAFIESIIQTYSNDGLLDQREQDDVSRLSKIFHVNLEDVSTYEQSLSDTKRKAIGLFKNKFKEFVSDGVLTKTEIAYLKRLAKTYALDWKHMMTLIRSDALIFVKSLVKTAAADDILNDKEELIIRKAMDLLHFEKEERYYIEYDLLNIKAKALEMFADTFLDKISQDEFDEENLKALKEVAESYSLSWKEAVESVQDEAREFIKKLIVFAKQDGELDKKEENTIKRVVRLFNMPDDVKNDFYSEIKTIKQLQNIREGDLPGINDVPVMLESTELAHSSEKCHFKKTPGQQSSLYGTMVITNSKVYFIGTKKSFKFTLKSVFNLSYDGEHIFIDRQGTGRGHYRVKEPEITFELLLYLVRKNNFLVAHKNERERSRHIPQDVKVAVYHRDGGRCVICNSDVGLEFDHIIPFSKGGANTAENIQLLCHVCNLKKGAHL